One window of the Niallia circulans genome contains the following:
- the thrS gene encoding threonine--tRNA ligase: MSELIKITFPDGAVKEFPEGTTTEDIAGSISPGLRKKALAGKINGSLYDLKRPILEDASFEIITPDSPDALEILRHSSAHLMAQAIKRIYGKVKLGVGPVIENGFYYDIDLDQSLTPEDLPAIEKEMKKIINENLEIIRKEVSRAEAIELFKEMDDEYKLELIEAIPEDETVTLYQQGEFIDLCRGVHVPSTGKLKEFKLLNIAGAYWRGNSDNKMLQRIYGTAFFKKNELEEHLRFLEEAKERDHRKIGKELDLFMTSQKVGQGLPLWLPKGATIRRIVERYIVDKEERLGYNHVYTPIMGSVDLYKTSGHWDHYQEDMFPVMEMDNEQLVLRPMNCPHHMVVYKNDIHSYRELPIRIAELGTMHRYEMSGALSGLQRVRGMTLNDAHIFVRPDQIKDEFKRVVNLVLEVYKDFNITDYSFRLSYRDPADTEKYFDDDAMWNKAQSMLKEAMDDLGLDYFEAEGEAAFYGPKLDVQVKTALGKDETLSTVQLDFLLPERFDLTYVGEDGKQHRPVVIHRGVVSTMERFIAFLIEEYKGAFPTWLSPVQVQVIPVSPSVHFEYAKEVQENLQRHGFRVELDERDEKIGYKIREAQMKKIPYMLVVGDNEVEDKAVNVRKYGEQKSETVSYVDFLEKLTQEVKLSN; encoded by the coding sequence ATGTCAGAATTAATTAAGATTACATTTCCAGACGGAGCGGTAAAGGAGTTTCCAGAAGGGACTACAACAGAAGATATTGCAGGTTCCATTAGCCCAGGCTTAAGAAAAAAAGCACTAGCAGGGAAGATTAATGGCTCTTTATATGATTTGAAAAGACCTATACTAGAGGATGCTTCTTTTGAAATCATTACACCGGATAGCCCAGATGCTTTAGAAATCTTGCGCCATAGCTCAGCACACTTAATGGCACAAGCTATTAAACGAATTTATGGAAAAGTCAAGCTCGGTGTAGGGCCAGTTATCGAAAATGGATTTTACTATGATATTGATTTAGACCAATCGTTAACACCAGAAGACTTACCAGCAATTGAAAAAGAAATGAAAAAAATTATTAACGAAAACCTGGAAATTATCCGTAAAGAAGTAAGTCGCGCAGAAGCGATTGAGCTTTTTAAAGAAATGGATGATGAATATAAACTAGAATTAATTGAAGCAATTCCTGAAGACGAGACAGTAACATTATACCAACAAGGAGAATTTATTGATCTTTGTCGCGGTGTTCATGTACCATCTACTGGAAAACTAAAAGAGTTTAAATTGCTGAACATTGCAGGTGCATACTGGAGAGGGAACAGCGATAATAAAATGCTTCAACGTATTTATGGAACAGCATTTTTTAAGAAGAATGAGTTAGAAGAGCACTTACGCTTTTTAGAAGAGGCAAAAGAAAGAGATCATCGCAAAATCGGAAAAGAATTAGATTTATTTATGACTTCTCAAAAAGTGGGACAAGGCTTGCCGCTATGGCTGCCAAAAGGCGCAACAATCAGACGCATTGTAGAGCGTTATATTGTAGATAAAGAAGAGCGATTGGGCTATAACCATGTATATACACCAATCATGGGAAGTGTCGATTTGTATAAAACATCTGGACACTGGGATCATTATCAAGAAGATATGTTCCCTGTGATGGAAATGGATAATGAGCAGCTAGTTCTTCGTCCGATGAACTGTCCGCACCATATGGTTGTTTACAAAAATGATATTCACAGCTATCGTGAATTACCAATCCGTATCGCAGAACTTGGCACAATGCATCGTTACGAAATGTCTGGTGCTTTATCAGGATTACAGCGTGTTCGCGGGATGACTCTAAATGATGCACATATTTTTGTAAGACCAGACCAAATTAAAGATGAATTCAAGCGTGTGGTAAACTTAGTGTTAGAAGTATATAAAGACTTTAATATTACAGATTACTCGTTCCGTTTATCTTATCGTGATCCTGCAGATACAGAGAAATACTTTGATGATGATGCGATGTGGAATAAAGCACAAAGCATGCTGAAAGAAGCAATGGACGACCTAGGTTTAGATTACTTTGAAGCAGAAGGAGAAGCAGCTTTCTACGGTCCGAAATTAGATGTGCAAGTGAAGACAGCCTTAGGAAAGGATGAAACACTTTCTACTGTCCAATTGGACTTCTTATTACCTGAACGCTTTGACTTAACATATGTTGGAGAAGATGGAAAGCAGCATCGTCCAGTAGTTATCCACAGAGGTGTAGTGTCAACAATGGAGCGTTTTATTGCATTCTTGATTGAAGAATACAAAGGAGCATTCCCTACATGGTTATCACCAGTACAAGTACAAGTTATTCCAGTATCACCTTCTGTTCATTTTGAATATGCAAAAGAAGTACAAGAAAACTTACAAAGACACGGTTTCCGCGTAGAGTTAGATGAGCGCGACGAGAAAATCGGCTATAAAATTCGTGAAGCACAAATGAAAAAAATTCCCTACATGCTAGTAGTAGGAGACAATGAAGTGGAAGACAAAGCCGTAAATGTCCGCAAATACGGAGAACAAAAATCAGAAACAGTTTCTTATGTAGATTTCTTAGAAAAGTTAACACAAGAAGTGAAATTATCAAATTAA
- the ytxC gene encoding sporulation protein YtxC yields the protein MIEIQFHDQKDALRFLRILKKQVKYAESFDRMDDDNKCIIVKTDGSSKEIKKCLTAFILHIKTDDWAREILKNRYFYMDELEQRSILEILHSLVEEEREGLTTLTKEINIKSCLTECMNNFIIEQHKEFSFDSFVTFRLKSFIGKLIKYIELSIDEYKMEQEYQVFIHTLRNSLSKKAAKVNHIHVLIDLEIQFFDTEYREIPQQELMMLYDQKNVVSSTHYIDPYSLGPLLALAPKTIFLYTEDRELPIVRTIVNIFEERVQLLEKEQFFLRISTQTEMK from the coding sequence TTGATTGAAATTCAATTTCATGATCAAAAAGATGCTTTGAGGTTTTTGCGCATACTGAAGAAACAAGTAAAATATGCGGAGTCGTTTGACAGAATGGACGACGACAATAAGTGTATTATTGTTAAAACAGATGGAAGCAGTAAGGAGATAAAGAAATGCTTAACTGCTTTTATCTTGCATATAAAAACAGATGATTGGGCAAGAGAAATATTAAAAAATCGTTATTTCTATATGGATGAACTAGAACAGCGAAGTATATTAGAAATACTTCATAGTTTAGTGGAGGAAGAGCGGGAAGGACTTACCACTTTAACAAAAGAGATAAACATAAAAAGTTGTCTGACAGAGTGTATGAATAACTTCATAATAGAACAACATAAAGAATTTTCCTTTGATTCCTTTGTGACCTTTCGATTAAAGTCTTTTATTGGAAAGTTGATAAAATACATAGAATTATCGATTGATGAGTACAAAATGGAACAAGAATATCAGGTGTTTATTCATACTTTGCGAAATTCCCTTTCCAAAAAGGCTGCAAAAGTGAATCATATCCATGTGTTAATCGATCTAGAAATACAATTTTTTGATACAGAATACCGGGAAATTCCCCAGCAAGAGCTAATGATGCTGTATGATCAAAAAAATGTTGTTTCTTCTACCCATTATATCGATCCCTATTCTCTAGGACCATTGCTTGCCCTCGCACCGAAAACTATCTTTTTGTATACAGAGGATAGAGAGTTACCTATTGTGCGAACTATTGTAAATATTTTTGAAGAACGAGTACAACTTTTAGAAAAGGAACAATTTTTTCTAAGAATAAGCACACAGACAGAAATGAAGTAA
- the dnaI gene encoding primosomal protein DnaI encodes MERINDTLKKFGAGNNFQERYRAMKQEVLAHPDVRAFLREHEDELTSNAVDVGMIKLYEYANQSKACNKCPSLQGCVNMMQGYHPSLVIVRGNIEIQYDRCPRKLTEDNQKKKEKLIKSLYVPKDILEASFNTIDLDGERMEAVEAAIRFVEDYKPGERHKGIYFYGEFGVGKSYILGAIANKLSQKQISSMIVYVPELFREMKSSIADSTLNDKIESIKREPILMLDDIGAETMSSWIRDEVLGPILQFRMLENLPTLFTSNFDFSGLEHHLTYSQRGEEEKMKAMRVMERIRYLSTPIRVKGKNKRT; translated from the coding sequence GTGGAAAGAATTAACGATACCTTAAAGAAATTTGGTGCGGGTAATAATTTTCAGGAACGATACCGTGCTATGAAACAGGAAGTGCTTGCACATCCTGATGTAAGGGCCTTTCTACGAGAGCATGAGGACGAGCTTACTTCCAATGCAGTTGATGTTGGCATGATAAAGCTATATGAATATGCCAATCAAAGCAAAGCTTGCAATAAATGCCCTAGTCTTCAAGGATGTGTAAATATGATGCAGGGATACCATCCTAGTCTAGTAATAGTCAGAGGGAATATTGAGATTCAGTATGACCGTTGTCCCCGTAAGTTGACGGAAGATAATCAGAAGAAAAAAGAGAAGTTGATTAAAAGCTTATATGTACCAAAGGATATTCTGGAAGCTTCCTTCAATACCATTGATCTTGACGGAGAGAGAATGGAGGCAGTGGAAGCTGCTATCCGATTTGTAGAGGATTATAAACCTGGTGAAAGACATAAAGGAATCTATTTTTATGGAGAATTTGGGGTTGGCAAATCATATATTTTAGGAGCCATTGCTAATAAACTTTCTCAAAAGCAAATTTCGTCTATGATTGTATATGTTCCTGAATTATTTAGAGAAATGAAGAGCTCCATTGCTGATAGCACATTAAATGATAAAATCGAAAGTATAAAACGTGAGCCTATTTTAATGCTGGACGATATCGGAGCAGAAACAATGTCTAGTTGGATTCGAGATGAGGTGCTTGGACCGATTTTGCAGTTCAGAATGTTAGAGAATTTACCTACGTTATTTACGTCTAATTTTGACTTTAGTGGCTTAGAGCATCATCTTACTTATTCGCAAAGAGGAGAAGAGGAAAAGATGAAAGCGATGAGAGTAATGGAGAGAATTCGTTACTTATCTACACCTATTCGCGTGAAAGGAAAAAATAAGCGAACATAA
- a CDS encoding replication initiation and membrane attachment family protein, giving the protein MSQHWQDLLPVDRYRVAVNGLLSDYDRKTITFLYQPLIGTKCLALYMTLWAEVEENRLWSLTNTHHSLMNFMSCGLNDIYEARLKLEGIGLLKTYLKKEDGNRSFIYELQPPLSPAQYFLDGMLNVYLYRKIGKAQYSRLKKFFSDEKIADPSFQPITKAFQEVFMSDHSGAVRAIHELEEEETTDQTYVGREEQPGIQITKSDFDFELLYAGIHDSLLSKKAFTKKVKEAIQNLAFIYGIDPIQMKNIVISAINQQDEIDIEELRIAARDWYQFQHNDLLPMLVDRKQPQKDYSSTDAPKSQEEELIYYLDHASPRQVLKDVSGGAEPSKTDLQIIEEIMFSQKLLPGVINVLIQYVMLKTDMKLTKGYIEKIAGQWVRKNIRTVKEAMDLAKKEHKQYMEWAQGKKNPQSKSTRKAIRTEKIPEWFGQNQDNEGTKKTEENTSSKEANDQDLEQKKRELEERIKKL; this is encoded by the coding sequence ATGTCTCAGCATTGGCAAGACCTGCTTCCTGTCGATAGATATCGAGTAGCGGTGAATGGACTGTTGAGTGATTATGATCGAAAGACAATCACCTTCTTATATCAGCCATTAATTGGGACAAAGTGTTTAGCTTTATACATGACCTTATGGGCAGAAGTGGAAGAGAATCGCTTGTGGTCTCTGACAAATACACATCATAGCTTAATGAATTTTATGAGTTGTGGTTTAAATGATATATATGAAGCAAGACTAAAGTTAGAAGGAATTGGTCTTTTAAAAACATATTTAAAGAAAGAAGATGGCAATCGGTCGTTTATATATGAACTACAGCCGCCTTTATCACCCGCTCAGTATTTTCTTGATGGAATGCTAAATGTTTATTTATATAGAAAAATTGGAAAAGCACAGTATAGCAGATTGAAGAAGTTCTTTTCTGATGAAAAAATCGCAGATCCTAGTTTCCAGCCAATAACGAAAGCATTCCAAGAGGTATTTATGTCTGATCATAGTGGTGCTGTTCGAGCAATACATGAATTAGAGGAAGAAGAGACTACTGATCAGACCTATGTGGGGAGAGAAGAACAACCGGGAATACAAATTACTAAGAGCGACTTTGACTTTGAATTGTTATATGCGGGAATTCACGATTCTTTATTATCGAAAAAGGCATTTACGAAAAAGGTGAAGGAAGCGATCCAAAATCTTGCCTTTATTTATGGAATTGATCCAATTCAAATGAAGAATATTGTTATTAGTGCGATTAATCAACAGGATGAGATTGATATTGAAGAGCTGCGTATAGCTGCTCGTGATTGGTATCAATTTCAACATAATGATTTACTGCCGATGTTAGTTGATCGGAAACAGCCGCAAAAGGATTATTCATCAACCGATGCTCCAAAATCACAAGAGGAAGAATTAATCTATTATTTAGATCATGCTTCACCGCGCCAAGTGTTGAAGGATGTTTCAGGAGGTGCAGAACCTTCCAAAACAGATTTGCAAATAATTGAAGAAATTATGTTCTCGCAGAAGCTGCTCCCGGGTGTAATAAATGTGCTGATTCAATATGTTATGCTTAAAACAGATATGAAATTGACAAAGGGATATATAGAGAAGATTGCTGGCCAATGGGTTAGAAAGAATATCCGTACAGTAAAAGAGGCAATGGATCTAGCGAAAAAAGAGCACAAGCAATATATGGAATGGGCTCAAGGTAAAAAAAATCCACAGTCGAAGTCAACTCGAAAAGCTATCCGGACAGAAAAAATCCCCGAATGGTTTGGGCAAAATCAGGATAACGAAGGAACGAAAAAAACGGAAGAAAATACTTCTTCCAAGGAAGCAAACGATCAAGATTTGGAACAAAAAAAGCGTGAACTGGAAGAGCGCATAAAAAAATTATAA
- the nrdR gene encoding transcriptional regulator NrdR, translating into MRCPTCQHNNTRVLDSRPVDEYKSIRRRRECEACGNRFTTFEKVEEIPLIVVKKEGTREEFSRDKILRGLIRACEKRPVALKQLEEITAEVEKELRSNAASEIKSEAIGEMVMDRLAKIDEVAYVRFASVYRQFKDINVFIDELKELIKKDY; encoded by the coding sequence ATGAGATGTCCTACCTGTCAACATAATAACACCCGCGTTCTTGATTCACGACCAGTTGATGAGTATAAATCGATTCGAAGAAGAAGAGAATGTGAGGCTTGTGGGAATCGATTTACTACTTTTGAAAAGGTAGAAGAAATTCCTTTGATTGTAGTGAAGAAGGAAGGGACGCGTGAAGAATTTAGCAGGGATAAAATATTGCGTGGCTTAATAAGAGCTTGTGAGAAGAGACCGGTAGCTTTAAAACAATTAGAGGAAATAACAGCAGAAGTAGAGAAAGAACTTCGCAGTAATGCTGCTTCCGAAATAAAAAGTGAGGCAATCGGTGAGATGGTAATGGATCGATTGGCGAAGATCGATGAAGTAGCGTATGTACGTTTTGCATCTGTATATCGCCAATTTAAAGATATTAATGTGTTTATTGATGAATTGAAAGAATTAATCAAAAAAGATTATTAA
- the coaE gene encoding dephospho-CoA kinase (Dephospho-CoA kinase (CoaE) performs the final step in coenzyme A biosynthesis.) has product MTLIVGLTGGIASGKSTISSYYQSLNIPIIDADIESRLAVEKGEPAYLKIASHFGKGVLHSDGTLNRQKLGEIIFSNEEERRVLNSIVHPDVRRRMDEKQKKAVESGEKVVILDIPLLFENKLNHTVDRTILVYVDQDTQITRLMKRNDLSYEQALKRINAQMPLQEKLALADEVINNNGSMEESIQQANRILKKWNVSPR; this is encoded by the coding sequence ATGACGTTAATAGTTGGATTAACGGGAGGAATTGCGAGTGGAAAATCAACAATCTCCTCCTATTATCAATCACTAAATATTCCGATTATCGATGCGGACATTGAATCAAGACTTGCTGTAGAAAAAGGAGAACCAGCATATCTAAAGATAGCGTCTCATTTTGGCAAGGGAGTTTTACATTCAGATGGAACGCTAAATCGTCAAAAGCTGGGAGAAATTATTTTTTCAAATGAAGAGGAACGCCGTGTGCTTAATAGCATTGTGCATCCTGATGTTAGAAGAAGGATGGATGAGAAGCAGAAAAAAGCAGTGGAATCGGGCGAAAAAGTAGTGATCTTAGATATTCCCTTGCTCTTTGAAAATAAACTAAATCACACAGTTGATCGAACAATCTTAGTATATGTGGATCAGGATACTCAAATTACGCGATTAATGAAAAGAAATGATTTAAGTTATGAGCAAGCGCTCAAAAGAATAAACGCTCAAATGCCGTTACAGGAGAAACTTGCTCTTGCTGATGAAGTAATTAATAATAATGGATCGATGGAAGAGTCAATCCAACAAGCAAACAGAATTTTAAAAAAATGGAATGTTTCCCCTCGCTGA
- the ytaF gene encoding sporulation membrane protein YtaF — MVQVFSLLLLAIAVSIDSFSVGFTYGLRKMKMPLNSILIIACCSGLTLLIAMLVGHVISRIFSPSFAESIGGIILILLGGWILYQYFKPSKEKEILTEEKNIINFEIKSLGIVINILKKPLTADFDKSGTITGLEAVVLGFALSLDAFGAGIGASMLGFPPLFLTLAVIFMSTSFVSLGIYLGRFLSEKSYMDKFSFIPGIILIIIGIFKL; from the coding sequence ATGGTCCAGGTGTTTTCTCTTTTATTGTTAGCAATCGCTGTTAGCATCGATAGCTTTAGTGTTGGTTTTACGTACGGACTTCGAAAAATGAAAATGCCCTTAAATTCTATCCTGATTATCGCCTGTTGTTCCGGTTTAACACTTCTGATAGCGATGTTAGTTGGTCATGTTATCTCAAGGATATTCTCCCCTTCGTTTGCAGAGAGTATAGGTGGGATTATTTTAATCCTATTAGGTGGTTGGATTCTTTACCAATATTTTAAGCCGAGCAAGGAAAAGGAAATACTAACAGAAGAAAAGAATATTATTAATTTTGAAATAAAATCTTTAGGGATTGTCATCAATATTTTAAAGAAGCCATTAACAGCCGATTTTGATAAATCAGGAACAATTACAGGGCTAGAAGCAGTTGTGTTAGGTTTCGCCTTGTCTTTGGATGCATTTGGAGCTGGAATTGGTGCCTCTATGCTAGGGTTTCCTCCATTATTTTTAACACTTGCTGTGATTTTTATGAGTACTTCCTTTGTTTCATTAGGGATTTATCTAGGGAGATTTCTTTCAGAGAAAAGTTATATGGATAAATTCTCCTTTATTCCTGGGATTATCCTAATCATTATTGGGATCTTTAAACTTTAA
- the mutM gene encoding DNA-formamidopyrimidine glycosylase → MPELPEVETVRKTLKQLTQNKVIKEVVVSWAKMIKKPENVEEFSDALVGQTILDVKRRGKFILIETNDFTIVSHLRMEGKYGVFQAQEPVDKHTHVIFFFEDGSELRYKDVRKFGTMHLFKKGEESNAMPLSQLGPEPFAADFTIANFSERLSKTNRSIKTALLDQKIVVGLGNIYVDESLFRSGIHPERTANSLDVKEIEKLYKEIIATLSEAVEKGGSTIRSYVNTQGQIGMFQLELYVYGRKGQECKVCGHTLERIIVGGRGTVFCPNCQKK, encoded by the coding sequence ATGCCAGAATTACCAGAAGTTGAAACGGTACGAAAAACGCTGAAACAGCTGACGCAAAATAAAGTAATAAAAGAAGTGGTTGTATCATGGGCAAAAATGATTAAAAAACCAGAAAATGTGGAAGAATTTTCGGATGCATTGGTTGGTCAAACCATTTTAGATGTTAAAAGACGTGGGAAATTTATATTAATTGAAACAAATGATTTTACCATCGTCTCCCATTTGCGAATGGAAGGCAAATATGGAGTATTTCAAGCACAAGAGCCAGTTGATAAGCATACCCATGTTATTTTCTTTTTTGAAGATGGTTCAGAGCTACGGTATAAAGATGTCCGGAAATTCGGTACCATGCATTTATTTAAAAAAGGGGAAGAATCAAACGCCATGCCTCTTTCGCAATTAGGACCTGAACCTTTTGCTGCTGACTTTACGATAGCGAATTTTTCAGAGCGTTTATCGAAAACAAATCGCAGTATCAAAACAGCATTGTTGGATCAAAAGATTGTGGTTGGGTTAGGAAATATATATGTAGATGAATCTTTATTTCGAAGTGGCATTCATCCGGAGAGAACAGCAAATTCCCTAGATGTGAAAGAAATAGAAAAATTATATAAAGAAATCATCGCTACTTTATCTGAAGCGGTCGAAAAAGGTGGTAGCACGATTCGCTCTTATGTAAACACCCAAGGACAAATTGGAATGTTTCAGCTTGAACTATATGTATATGGTCGTAAGGGCCAAGAGTGCAAAGTATGTGGCCATACTTTAGAAAGAATTATAGTCGGGGGAAGAGGAACCGTTTTTTGTCCTAATTGCCAAAAAAAATAA